The genomic DNA TCGGAACGCTCGTTCTTGCCGGCGTCAATTCTCAGTCCCAGATAGCCGGCGTTCTGGAGAATCCGCGCCCGCATTGCGGCGCCGTGCTCGCCGATTCCGCCCGTAAAAACAATGGCATCCACCCCATTCATCACCATGGTGTAGCCGCCAATGTAGCGGGCAACGCGATACGAAAACATATTCAATGCCAGCGCGCATTTTTCATCGCCTTCGGCGGCAAGGCGCTCGATATCGCGGACATCGGCCTTCCCGCAGATACCCTTGAGCCCGCTTGCTTTGTTCAGTAGTTCGTCGACCTCTGCGGCGCCCATCCCAAGTTCTCGGATGAGAAAGAGAGGGATGGCAGGGTCCAAATCGCCGGACCGCGTCCCCATGATGAGGCCCTCGAGAGGGGTCAGGCCCATGCTGGTATCAACAGCCTTTCCGCCCTTCACGGCGGTAATGCTGCACCCATTGCCCAGATGGCATGTGATAACCCGGGTCTCTTCAGCGGGCTTATCCAGCAGTTCAATCGCCTTGCGCGAGACATAGCGGTGCGACGTCCCGTGGAATCCGTACCGTCTGATGCGGTGCTCCTTGTAGTAATCCATCGGAAGGCCGTACATGTACGCGTTTCGGGGAATGGTGTGATGGAACGCCGTGTCAAATACGGCCACTTGCGGCGTGTTTCTGAAAAACTCCGCACAGGCCTCGATTCCCAGGATGGCCGGAGGATTGTGCAGCGGGGCCAGTTTCGCGCATTTTCGAATGCCGTCCAGCACGGCATCGTCGATGATCGTCGACCCGGTAAACTCCTCTCCCCCGTGGACCACGCGGTGGCCTATGCCTTCGATCTCGGCGATATCTTTAAGAAGGCCGCACTTATCACTCATAAGAATCTGGCAAATGGTGTTGATCGCATCGGAGTGGTTCTTTACCTTCAGCCGTTCCGGGTTCTCCAATACTTCGTGGCAGGAACAAGACTCCCAATGGGTAAGCCGGCAGCTGCAATTGATGCCAGGTCCCGTCAATCCGATGCGCTCGATAATTCCCTTTGCAATTGGCTCCGGCGTCTGACCATATTCGTATACTTTGTATTTGACCGACGACGAACCACTGTTAAGCACGAG from Candidatus Hydrogenedentota bacterium includes the following:
- a CDS encoding acetate kinase, encoding MKVLVLNSGSSSVKYKVYEYGQTPEPIAKGIIERIGLTGPGINCSCRLTHWESCSCHEVLENPERLKVKNHSDAINTICQILMSDKCGLLKDIAEIEGIGHRVVHGGEEFTGSTIIDDAVLDGIRKCAKLAPLHNPPAILGIEACAEFFRNTPQVAVFDTAFHHTIPRNAYMYGLPMDYYKEHRIRRYGFHGTSHRYVSRKAIELLDKPAEETRVITCHLGNGCSITAVKGGKAVDTSMGLTPLEGLIMGTRSGDLDPAIPLFLIRELGMGAAEVDELLNKASGLKGICGKADVRDIERLAAEGDEKCALALNMFSYRVARYIGGYTMVMNGVDAIVFTGGIGEHGAAMRARILQNAGYLGLRIDAGKNERSETDISAADSRVRVFVIPTDEESVIASDTGRLVEESRSSNSKKAALVK